From the genome of bacterium:
TGACCGTGCCCGGGGCCTTCTTCACGGGTCACCCCGTGCTGCGCGGCCTGACGGGCCCGGTCTCGTTCGCCGTGATCCTCGGCACCCTGACCAGCCTCGTCGGCTGGGTGTGGTCGAAGGTGTTCGACCGGACCCTGATGGATCTGCTGGAGCAGCTCGACGGCTTCGACCCGCCCTCGGCGGCCGAGGCGGCGTTGACGGGCTTCTTCGAGACGGCCGGCGTGCTGGCCAGCCCCCTGCTGGCCCTGGTCGGCCTGTTCATCCAGGCGGGCATCATCCACCTCGCGGTGCTGATGTTCGCGCGCGACGGCCGCGGCTTCGAGGCGACCCTGCGCGCGTGCGCCTACGGCGGTGCGGCGATGATCCTGACGTTGATCCCGATGTGCGGCAACGGGGTCGGCT
Proteins encoded in this window:
- a CDS encoding YIP1 family protein, translated to MSDTPADDDRPAFEPDFPRDPGAFDGGDAPPPAEAAVADNLPPWEDRARFGRLSGFFETIRTAMTVPGAFFTGHPVLRGLTGPVSFAVILGTLTSLVGWVWSKVFDRTLMDLLEQLDGFDPPSAAEAALTGFFETAGVLASPLLALVGLFIQAGIIHLAVLMFARDGRGFEATLRACAYGGAAMILTLIPMCGNGVGSVWALVLTIIGIQRLHRCGGGTATLIVLLPLLLCCGACGGIAALIALLSAS